The proteins below are encoded in one region of Silene latifolia isolate original U9 population chromosome 2, ASM4854445v1, whole genome shotgun sequence:
- the LOC141631025 gene encoding uncharacterized protein LOC141631025 translates to MKLVNMFSRAPRVIQYEAASAFFDLNIKEGQKVSPHVLKLIEHVETLKSHKVEIPDELVIDRILHSLSKIKAYVQFRVNFNMQDKKVSLDELHKMLVQAERDMGLSVSTTKDVLNVNQKSKGTFKKSGKKGKKRTPNRNSAKTYEASTSKPKYSAPSGDKCHYCCGVGHWKRNCSKYLGDIKAGKVTPVGPPPSKDKGKEKQV, encoded by the exons atgaagcttgtgaacatgttttcacgagctcctagggtcattcaatatgaggcggcttccgcattctttgatctaaacatcaaagagggccaaaaggtgagcccacatgtgctcaagttgatagagcatgttgagaccttgaaatcacataaggtggaaattcccgatgaactcgtgattgatcgaattcttcattccctaagcaaaatcaaagcatatgttcaattccgggtgaattttaatatgcaagataagaaagtttctcttgatgagttgcacaaaatgcttgtgcaagccgaaagggacatggggctaagtgttagcaccaccaaagatgtgctcaatgttaatcaaaagagcaagggaactttcaagaaaagcgggaaaaagggaaagaagcgaactcccaacaggaattcagctaagacttatgaagcaagcacctccaagcccaagtacagtgccccctctggggacaagtgccactattgttgtggagttgggcattggaagagaaactgttccaaatatcttggcgacatcaaagctggaaaggttactccagtag ggccccctcctagcaaggacaaaggcaaggagaagcaagtctag